A stretch of the Streptosporangium sp. NBC_01755 genome encodes the following:
- the hemW gene encoding radical SAM family heme chaperone HemW, producing MPSTLPDGDPVPASGELPESALAGLGERPFGFYVHVPFCVTRCGYCDFNTYTASELGPGASQRDYGDTAVDEVRRARANLGAARLPVETVFFGGGTPTLLPAGDLVRILGAIEEEFGLAPGAEVTTEANPESVDPAYLAELRAGGFNRMSFGMQSAREHVLAVLDRRHTPGRPALAVREARQAGFEHVNLDLIYSTPGESDDDWRASLAAAIEAGPDHVSAYSLIVEDGTRLAARIRRGELPMPDDDVAADRYLIADAMLAEAGFEWYEVSNWATSEAGRCRHNLLYWTGGDWWGVGPGAHSHVGGTRWWNVKHPAAYARRLAAGTSPAHAREVLGPEDRAVERLMLELRLAQGFPLRELERPRVVARALADGLLETGPFKAGQAVLTLRGRLLADALVRDLT from the coding sequence GTGCCATCCACACTTCCCGACGGGGATCCCGTACCCGCCTCGGGCGAGCTCCCCGAGAGCGCGCTCGCCGGGCTCGGCGAGCGGCCCTTCGGCTTCTACGTCCACGTGCCCTTCTGCGTGACCCGGTGCGGTTACTGCGATTTCAACACCTACACGGCCTCGGAGCTCGGCCCCGGTGCCTCGCAGCGGGACTACGGGGACACCGCCGTCGACGAGGTACGGCGGGCGCGGGCGAACCTCGGCGCCGCGCGCCTCCCGGTCGAGACCGTGTTCTTCGGCGGGGGCACCCCGACCCTGCTGCCGGCCGGAGACCTGGTACGGATCCTGGGGGCGATCGAGGAGGAGTTCGGGCTCGCTCCCGGCGCCGAGGTGACCACCGAGGCCAACCCCGAGTCGGTGGATCCCGCCTACCTGGCGGAGCTTCGCGCGGGCGGGTTCAACCGGATGAGCTTCGGGATGCAGAGCGCCCGCGAGCACGTGCTCGCGGTGCTGGACCGCCGCCACACCCCCGGCCGCCCGGCACTGGCCGTACGGGAGGCGAGGCAGGCGGGGTTCGAGCACGTCAACCTTGATCTGATCTACAGCACGCCGGGGGAGAGCGACGACGACTGGCGCGCTTCGCTGGCCGCGGCGATCGAGGCGGGACCCGACCACGTCTCCGCGTACTCGCTGATCGTCGAGGACGGGACGAGGCTGGCCGCCAGGATCAGGCGGGGCGAGCTCCCGATGCCCGACGACGACGTGGCCGCCGACCGTTACCTGATCGCCGACGCCATGCTGGCCGAGGCGGGGTTCGAGTGGTACGAGGTGTCCAACTGGGCGACCTCCGAGGCCGGGCGATGCCGGCACAACCTGCTCTACTGGACCGGCGGCGACTGGTGGGGCGTCGGTCCCGGGGCGCACAGCCACGTCGGCGGCACCCGCTGGTGGAACGTCAAGCACCCCGCCGCCTACGCCAGGAGGCTGGCCGCGGGCACCTCGCCCGCCCACGCCCGAGAGGTGCTGGGGCCCGAGGACCGGGCGGTGGAGCGGTTGATGCTGGAGTTGCGGCTCGCCCAGGGTTTCCCGCTCAGGGAGCTCGAACGTCCCCGGGTCGTCGCCCGCGCGCTGGCCGACGGCCTGCTGGAGACGGGGCCGTTCAAGGCGGGCCAGGCGGTGCTCACCCTGCGCGGACGCCTGCTGGCAGACGCCCTGGTCCGCGACCTCACCTGA
- a CDS encoding DUF4870 domain-containing protein — MSENLGESPGEDRTRRFGAPPPGQYGGPGQYGGYDQYGQYGGYGQPAGYGYQAPPGTYGPRPDSDDTTMAMLAHLLGLLTSFVGPLVLYLAKKDESPYVRDQAAEALNFQLTLLIAYFVCMILVLVLIGVVLMFLLWIGSIIMVVIAAVAANRGENHRYPMSIRFVG; from the coding sequence ATGAGCGAGAATCTCGGGGAATCACCGGGCGAGGACCGGACAAGGCGCTTCGGCGCCCCTCCACCCGGCCAGTACGGTGGCCCCGGCCAGTACGGCGGGTACGACCAGTACGGCCAGTATGGCGGGTACGGCCAGCCGGCGGGTTACGGCTACCAGGCGCCGCCGGGAACCTACGGCCCGCGGCCCGACAGCGACGACACCACCATGGCGATGCTCGCCCACCTGCTGGGCCTGCTGACCAGCTTCGTCGGCCCGCTGGTGCTTTACCTCGCCAAGAAGGACGAGTCACCCTACGTGCGGGACCAGGCCGCCGAGGCCCTCAACTTCCAGCTCACGCTGTTGATCGCCTATTTCGTCTGCATGATCCTGGTGCTGGTGCTCATCGGCGTCGTGCTGATGTTCCTCCTCTGGATCGGGTCGATCATCATGGTGGTCATCGCCGCGGTGGCGGCCAACAGGGGGGAGAACCACCGCTATCCGATGAGCATCCGCTTCGTCGGCTGA
- a CDS encoding glycoside hydrolase family 18 protein — MAQVYDPGKLKGKFPISYYSDATVQGYDLHGPWEKITGHNGNLFNDRRDPNPVKYSVDQTVRDYLTRGAPAKKIVVGVPAYGQGWTGVTGGRNGLYGTATGPAPGTFAAGSEDYKILVNKPGKRYRDLLTGSVWLYDGNEFWSYDDPTSLLQKAAYIRLKGLGGSMMWSIDQDDTSASLTSALYKVLR; from the coding sequence ATCGCACAGGTCTACGATCCGGGAAAACTTAAAGGAAAGTTTCCTATAAGTTACTATTCCGACGCCACGGTCCAGGGCTATGACCTGCACGGCCCGTGGGAGAAGATCACCGGCCACAACGGCAACCTGTTCAACGACCGGCGCGACCCCAACCCGGTGAAGTACAGCGTGGACCAGACCGTCCGCGACTACCTGACCCGCGGCGCCCCGGCCAAGAAGATCGTGGTGGGCGTGCCCGCCTACGGTCAGGGCTGGACCGGCGTCACCGGCGGCAGGAACGGCCTGTACGGCACCGCCACCGGTCCCGCGCCGGGCACCTTCGCCGCCGGGAGCGAGGACTACAAGATCCTGGTGAACAAGCCGGGCAAGCGCTACCGCGACCTGCTGACCGGGTCCGTGTGGCTCTACGACGGCAACGAGTTCTGGTCCTACGACGACCCGACCTCGCTGCTCCAGAAGGCGGCCTACATCCGCCTGAAGGGCCTCGGCGGCTCGATGATGTGGTCCATCGACCAGGACGACACCTCGGCGTCGCTCACCTCGGCGCTCTACAAGGTCCTGCGCTGA
- the lepA gene encoding translation elongation factor 4, with product MRIQPGQTDPAVLRNFCIIAHIDHGKSTLADRMLQITGVVDDRSMRAQYLDRMDIERERGITIKSQAVRLPWQVGETDYVLNMIDTPGHVDFTYEVSRSLQACEGAILLVDAAQGIEAQTLANLYLAMNNDMTIIPVLNKIDLPAAQPEKYAAEIAHLIGCDPEDVLRVSGKTGVGVRELLDHVVANIPAPVGDADAPARALIFDSVYDTYRGVITYVRVMDGHLGKRERILMMSTGAAHETLEIGVISPEPKIADKGLGVGEVGYLITGVKDVRQSRVGDTVTSVTRSAVEALSGYEHPKPMVFSGLYPIDGDDYPELREALDKLQLNDAALVYEPETSAALGFGFRCGFLGLLHMEIVRERLERESNLSLISTAPNVVYRVIMEDGKEIVVTNPSEFPTGKVDKVFEPMVKSTVLVPSEFIGAIMELCQNRRGNLQGMDYLSEDRVEIRYTMPLGEIIFDFFDQLKSRTRGYASLDYEPSGEQESDLVKVDILLQGEAVDAFSAIVHRDKSYAYGVEMAKKLRELIPRQQFEVPIQAAIGARVIARENIRAIRKDVLAKCYGGDISRKRKLLEKQKEGKKRMKMVGRVEVPQEAFVAALSTESSTDKPKK from the coding sequence GTGCGCATTCAGCCTGGCCAGACCGACCCCGCGGTGCTCCGCAACTTCTGCATCATCGCGCATATCGACCATGGCAAGTCGACGCTAGCCGACCGCATGCTGCAGATCACCGGAGTGGTCGACGACCGTTCCATGCGTGCTCAGTATCTCGACCGGATGGACATCGAGCGCGAGCGCGGCATCACCATCAAGTCGCAGGCGGTCAGGCTGCCGTGGCAGGTCGGCGAGACCGACTACGTCCTCAACATGATCGACACTCCCGGGCACGTCGACTTCACCTACGAGGTCTCCCGGTCGCTCCAGGCGTGCGAGGGCGCGATCCTGCTGGTCGACGCCGCACAGGGCATCGAGGCGCAGACCCTGGCCAACCTCTACCTGGCCATGAACAACGACATGACGATCATCCCGGTGCTCAACAAGATCGACCTGCCCGCCGCCCAGCCGGAGAAGTACGCCGCGGAGATCGCCCACCTCATCGGCTGCGATCCGGAGGACGTGCTGAGGGTCTCCGGCAAGACCGGTGTGGGCGTTCGCGAACTGCTGGACCACGTGGTCGCGAACATCCCGGCCCCGGTCGGCGACGCCGACGCGCCGGCCCGCGCGCTGATCTTCGACTCGGTCTACGACACCTACCGCGGTGTGATCACCTACGTCCGGGTCATGGACGGTCACCTGGGCAAGCGCGAGCGCATCCTGATGATGTCCACCGGCGCGGCCCACGAGACGCTGGAGATCGGCGTCATCTCGCCCGAGCCGAAGATCGCCGACAAGGGGCTGGGCGTCGGTGAGGTGGGCTACCTGATCACCGGTGTGAAGGACGTCCGCCAGTCGCGGGTCGGCGACACGGTGACCTCCGTGACGAGGTCGGCCGTCGAGGCGCTCAGCGGGTACGAGCACCCCAAGCCCATGGTCTTCTCGGGCCTGTATCCCATCGACGGCGACGACTACCCCGAGCTCCGCGAGGCCCTGGACAAGCTCCAGCTCAACGACGCCGCGCTGGTCTACGAGCCGGAGACCTCGGCGGCCCTGGGCTTCGGCTTCCGCTGTGGCTTCCTCGGGCTGCTCCACATGGAGATCGTCCGCGAGCGGCTTGAGCGCGAGTCCAACCTCTCGCTCATCTCCACCGCGCCCAACGTGGTCTACCGGGTGATCATGGAGGACGGCAAGGAGATCGTTGTCACCAACCCCTCGGAGTTCCCCACCGGCAAGGTGGACAAGGTCTTCGAGCCGATGGTGAAGTCGACGGTGCTCGTCCCCTCGGAGTTCATCGGCGCCATCATGGAGCTCTGCCAGAACCGCCGGGGCAACCTGCAGGGCATGGACTACCTGTCCGAGGACCGCGTCGAGATCCGCTACACGATGCCGCTCGGCGAGATCATCTTTGACTTCTTCGACCAGCTCAAGTCCCGCACGCGTGGCTACGCCTCGCTGGACTACGAGCCCTCGGGCGAGCAGGAGTCCGATCTGGTCAAGGTCGACATCCTGCTCCAGGGCGAGGCCGTGGACGCCTTCAGCGCCATTGTTCACCGGGACAAGTCCTACGCCTACGGCGTCGAGATGGCCAAGAAGCTGCGCGAGCTCATCCCCAGGCAGCAGTTCGAGGTGCCGATCCAGGCGGCCATCGGCGCCCGGGTCATCGCCCGTGAGAACATCCGCGCCATCCGCAAGGACGTCCTCGCCAAGTGCTACGGCGGCGACATCTCCCGCAAGCGCAAGCTGCTGGAGAAGCAGAAGGAGGGCAAGAAGCGGATGAAGATGGTCGGCCGCGTCGAGGTGCCCCAGGAGGCGTTCGTCGCCGCGCTGTCCACCGAGTCCTCCACGGACAAGCCCAAGAAGTAG
- the hrcA gene encoding heat-inducible transcriptional repressor HrcA, which produces MVDDRKLAVLRAIVEDYVSTNEPVGSKALADRHSLGVSPATIRNDMAVLEEQGYIAQPHTSAGRVPTDKGYRLFVDRLSQVKPLSSAERKAIESFLAGAVDIDDVVMRTVRLLAQLTRQVAVVQYPTLTNSTVRHVELVPLNERRLMFVLITNTGRVEQRVVELPDVADEQRVAHLRAVLNTSLDGCGLTSVPDKVADLPERLPAEDRPLAATILSVLLESLVDRHDEKIVFAGAANLAGADFTVGLRDVLEALEEQVVLMRLLGETSDLSALTVRIGSENPYTGLQGTSIVAAGYGSGDKQLARLGVLGPTRMDYPVTMGAVRAVARYVSQILAAS; this is translated from the coding sequence TTGGTCGACGACCGGAAGCTCGCCGTGCTTCGCGCCATCGTCGAGGACTACGTGTCCACCAACGAGCCGGTGGGCTCCAAGGCCCTCGCGGATCGGCACAGTCTGGGGGTGTCCCCGGCGACGATCCGCAACGACATGGCGGTGCTGGAGGAGCAGGGCTACATCGCCCAGCCTCACACCAGCGCCGGCCGGGTGCCCACGGACAAGGGCTACCGGCTCTTCGTCGACCGGCTCTCGCAGGTGAAACCCCTCTCGAGCGCGGAACGTAAGGCCATCGAGAGCTTTCTCGCGGGTGCGGTGGACATCGACGACGTCGTCATGCGGACGGTGCGGCTGCTTGCCCAGCTCACCCGTCAGGTCGCCGTGGTGCAGTACCCGACGCTGACCAATTCGACGGTCCGGCACGTCGAGCTGGTGCCGCTGAACGAGCGCCGGCTGATGTTCGTGCTCATCACCAACACCGGCCGGGTCGAGCAGCGCGTCGTCGAGCTGCCCGACGTCGCGGACGAGCAGCGTGTGGCCCATCTGCGAGCGGTGCTCAACACCTCCCTCGACGGGTGCGGGCTCACCAGCGTCCCCGACAAGGTCGCCGACCTGCCTGAGCGGCTGCCCGCAGAGGACCGGCCGCTCGCGGCCACGATCCTGTCGGTGCTGCTGGAGTCCCTGGTGGACAGGCACGATGAAAAGATTGTTTTTGCCGGGGCCGCCAACCTTGCGGGAGCCGACTTCACCGTCGGGCTCCGCGATGTGCTGGAGGCTCTGGAAGAGCAGGTCGTGCTCATGCGACTGCTCGGTGAGACCTCCGACCTGTCGGCGCTGACCGTGCGGATCGGCTCGGAGAACCCCTACACCGGACTCCAGGGCACGTCTATCGTCGCCGCCGGATACGGTTCTGGGGACAAGCAACTGGCCCGGCTCGGTGTGCTGGGCCCGACGCGTATGGACTACCCGGTCACGATGGGCGCGGTGCGCGCGGTGGCACGCTACGTCAGCCAGATCCTGGCTGCATCATAA
- a CDS encoding MOSC domain-containing protein, whose translation MHIVSVNVGRAVDAEWAGRLKRTAIDKTSVEGRVGVSESGLAGDERADLEHHGSSDQALYAYAREDYDWWQAEMGRELRDGMFGENLTTAGLDVNGAKIGERWRMGTVLAEVTGPRVPCSVFRGWIGEQGWLKRFTQAGRVGAYLRVVEPGELGRGDEVKVVSRPEASVTVTESFRAYHGDRDLLRRLLAHPGHPERWDRVGERVLGRERG comes from the coding sequence ATGCACATCGTCTCGGTGAACGTGGGCCGCGCCGTCGACGCGGAGTGGGCCGGCCGTCTCAAGCGCACCGCGATAGACAAGACCTCCGTGGAGGGCCGGGTCGGGGTGTCGGAGAGCGGCCTGGCCGGAGACGAGAGGGCCGACCTTGAGCACCACGGCTCTTCCGATCAGGCGCTCTACGCCTACGCGCGGGAGGACTACGACTGGTGGCAGGCCGAGATGGGCCGGGAACTGCGTGACGGCATGTTCGGGGAGAACCTCACGACGGCGGGGCTCGACGTCAACGGGGCCAAGATCGGGGAGCGCTGGCGGATGGGCACGGTGCTGGCCGAGGTGACCGGCCCGAGGGTGCCGTGCTCGGTGTTCCGCGGCTGGATCGGGGAGCAGGGCTGGCTCAAGCGCTTCACCCAGGCCGGGCGGGTCGGTGCCTACCTGCGGGTGGTCGAGCCGGGTGAGCTGGGCCGGGGCGACGAGGTCAAGGTCGTCTCGCGCCCCGAGGCCAGTGTCACGGTCACCGAGTCCTTCCGCGCCTATCACGGTGACAGGGACCTGCTGCGCCGCCTGCTCGCTCACCCGGGCCACCCCGAGCGGTGGGACAGGGTCGGTGAGCGGGTGCTGGGCCGCGAGCGCGGATGA
- a CDS encoding DUF3097 domain-containing protein → MYERDVLAGDWRRPRRGRITQVPAELDLVVEDADGGFCGAVVACDKEAVTLEDRFGRRRIFPLEPAAFLLEGKTVTLVRPATAPRGPRRSASGSIAVEGLRAQVAGESRIYVEGVHDAALVEKVWGHDLRVEGVVVEYLEGIDHLPSVVEEFGPGPGRRLGVLVDHLIPGSKESRIAARISSPHVLIVGHPFVDVWQAVKPQALKISSWPSVPRGVPWKEGVVAALGWRMEPGDAWRRILGSVTTYTDLEPELLGPVEELIDFVTVPGEDG, encoded by the coding sequence ATGTACGAGCGTGATGTTCTGGCGGGAGACTGGCGGCGCCCCCGCAGGGGGAGGATTACCCAGGTGCCCGCCGAGCTCGACCTGGTCGTCGAGGACGCCGACGGCGGCTTCTGCGGTGCCGTGGTGGCCTGCGACAAGGAGGCCGTCACCCTGGAGGACCGCTTCGGCCGCCGGCGGATCTTCCCCCTGGAGCCGGCCGCGTTCCTCCTGGAGGGCAAGACGGTGACGCTCGTGCGACCGGCCACCGCGCCGCGCGGCCCCCGGCGGAGCGCGTCGGGCTCCATCGCGGTGGAGGGCCTGCGGGCCCAGGTGGCCGGGGAGAGCCGGATCTACGTGGAGGGCGTGCACGACGCCGCGCTCGTGGAGAAGGTCTGGGGCCACGACCTGAGGGTCGAGGGTGTGGTCGTGGAGTATCTGGAGGGGATCGATCACCTGCCCTCCGTCGTCGAGGAGTTCGGCCCGGGCCCCGGCCGCCGCCTGGGTGTGCTCGTCGACCACCTGATCCCCGGTTCCAAGGAGAGCCGGATCGCCGCGCGGATCTCCTCACCTCACGTGCTGATCGTCGGGCACCCGTTCGTGGACGTCTGGCAGGCGGTCAAGCCGCAGGCGCTCAAGATCTCCTCCTGGCCGTCGGTGCCGCGCGGCGTGCCCTGGAAGGAAGGCGTCGTCGCCGCGCTGGGATGGCGGATGGAACCCGGCGACGCGTGGCGCCGCATCCTCGGATCGGTGACGACGTATACCGATCTGGAGCCCGAGCTGCTCGGTCCGGTCGAAGAGCTGATCGACTTCGTCACGGTTCCCGGCGAGGATGGCTAG